A single region of the Streptomyces vilmorinianum genome encodes:
- a CDS encoding ABC transporter ATP-binding protein: protein MAEQTPTVVADGVHITYTVNGPRTGKGSATAALSRIFSRRATTPGARKVHAVKGVSFAAYRGEAIGLIGSNGSGKSTLLKAVAGLLPVNEGRIYTRGQPSLLGVNAALMNDLTGERNVILGGLAMGMTRAEVDARYDDIVDFSGINEKGDFISLPMRTYSSGMGARLRFSIAAAKSHDVLLIDEALSTGDARFRRRSQERIDELRAEAGTVFLVSHSNSTITETCDRALWLEAGTLRMDGPAKEVVAAYEAFTKKG from the coding sequence GTGGCTGAGCAGACCCCCACCGTCGTCGCCGACGGCGTCCACATCACGTACACCGTCAACGGCCCCCGCACCGGCAAGGGGAGCGCCACCGCCGCGCTCAGCCGGATCTTCTCCCGGCGCGCCACCACCCCCGGCGCCCGCAAGGTCCACGCGGTCAAGGGCGTCAGCTTCGCCGCGTACCGAGGTGAGGCGATTGGCCTGATCGGTTCGAACGGATCAGGGAAATCCACCCTCCTGAAGGCGGTGGCCGGTCTGCTGCCCGTCAACGAGGGCAGGATCTACACTCGCGGCCAGCCCTCCCTCCTCGGGGTGAACGCGGCCCTGATGAACGATCTGACCGGCGAGCGCAACGTGATCCTGGGCGGGCTCGCGATGGGTATGACCCGCGCGGAGGTCGACGCCCGCTACGACGACATCGTGGACTTCTCCGGGATCAACGAGAAGGGCGACTTCATCTCGCTGCCCATGCGGACCTACTCCTCCGGCATGGGCGCCAGGCTGCGCTTCTCCATCGCCGCGGCGAAGAGCCATGACGTGCTGCTGATCGACGAGGCGCTCTCCACGGGCGACGCGAGGTTCCGCCGCCGCAGCCAGGAACGCATCGACGAGCTGCGGGCCGAGGCGGGCACCGTCTTCCTCGTCTCCCACTCCAACTCGACCATCACCGAGACCTGCGACCGGGCCCTGTGGCTGGAGGCGGGCACCCTGCGGATGGACGGACCGGCGAAGGAGGTGGTGGCGGCGTACGAGGCGTTCACCAAGAAGGGCTGA
- a CDS encoding ABC transporter permease, translating to MPCTLAESDLVTTETLTKPDSGPQEDLRALALRHGLSVSGARPSLPAYVGQLWSRRGFIAAFATARLTAQYSHAKLGQVWQVMTPLLNAAVYYLIFGVLMNVQQDIPDYVPFLITGIFVWTFTSQSIMTGTRAISGNLGLVRALHFPRASLPLALALQQLQQLALSLCALVAILFCFGEFPRWSWLLAAPALLLQALFNAGVALVMARLAARTPDIAQLMPFLLRTWMYVSGAMWSIQHLARSGRLPDTVITLLQGNPAAVYIDLMRFALIESYTAELLPPHVWALAAGWALVAFVGGFIYFWKAEETYGRG from the coding sequence ATGCCCTGCACCCTCGCCGAAAGCGACCTCGTGACCACCGAGACGCTCACGAAACCCGACTCCGGGCCCCAAGAGGACCTGCGCGCGCTCGCCCTGCGCCACGGCCTCTCCGTCAGCGGCGCGCGCCCCAGCCTCCCGGCCTACGTCGGACAGCTCTGGTCGCGCCGTGGCTTCATCGCCGCGTTCGCGACCGCCCGGCTCACCGCCCAGTACAGCCACGCGAAGCTCGGCCAGGTCTGGCAGGTGATGACCCCGCTCCTCAACGCGGCGGTCTACTACCTGATCTTCGGCGTCCTGATGAACGTCCAGCAGGACATCCCGGACTACGTGCCGTTCCTGATCACCGGCATCTTCGTCTGGACCTTCACCTCGCAGTCGATCATGACCGGCACGCGCGCGATCAGCGGGAACCTCGGCCTCGTCCGCGCCCTGCACTTCCCCCGCGCGAGCCTTCCCCTCGCCCTCGCGCTGCAACAGCTCCAGCAGCTCGCCCTCTCGCTCTGCGCGCTGGTGGCGATCCTGTTCTGCTTCGGCGAGTTCCCCCGCTGGAGCTGGCTCCTCGCCGCCCCCGCTCTGCTCCTCCAGGCGCTGTTCAACGCCGGGGTCGCGCTCGTCATGGCTCGGCTCGCCGCCCGTACGCCGGACATCGCGCAGCTCATGCCGTTCCTGCTGCGCACCTGGATGTACGTCTCCGGCGCCATGTGGTCGATCCAGCACCTGGCGCGGAGCGGCCGGCTCCCGGACACGGTGATCACCCTTCTCCAGGGCAATCCGGCGGCCGTCTACATCGACCTGATGCGCTTCGCGCTCATCGAGAGCTACACCGCCGAGCTGCTGCCGCCGCACGTCTGGGCGCTCGCCGCCGGCTGGGCGCTGGTGGCCTTCGTGGGCGGATTCATCTACTTCTGGAAGGCAGAGGAGACCTACGGCCGTGGCTGA